GTCAGCCATTTTATCTGAGCCTCACTGACTAGGATGAGTGATGAGGCCAAGTTCACCCAAGTAACCTCCTATTTAGTAACTTGTTGTTTCAAACCTATTAGATGTCTATGAGTGTGAGAGTACTCTGACTCAATTAGGACAGGTCTTAAAGCTATGTATGCTAAGAAAAGAGGGACAGATGCTTCGGCATTCCACAGTAGAAGACAAGAAACAAGCACTACAACAAAACAGGGATTACCCGACGGATGGGTTACCCTTTGCCTGCGGCTAGTTTCAACGGCCGCAGGCAAATGGTCCCtataacattttaaaaaaaaccaaaatccCTAATCTCATTTCCCTTCCCTACACCgacactccctctccctctccactccctctctctcgcAAATCCCAGCCCTCCTCCCAATCAAACTCTTCGGTGATCATCTGCCCCTGCTGCAACTTAGATCTGGCCCGGCCAGCAGTCTCAGCCCTTCACCTCTTCCCCACCTCCCTTCTCTAATTAGGTACTCATACGTATTGGTGTATTTCGATTCATATTTCCATTTTTTGTTGTCAATTATCAAATGAAGATTTAGGGTTTCTTGTCAAGAAGCATGAGCTTACAAAAGCTCTTGCAATGACAAGCTCGATAAGGTGTCAAATCCATGGCGACCATATCTTTCTCTGGCTCTGTAACAAGCACCTTGCAATTGTTTGATGGGCTTCAGCCATTGACGGTTAGGATTTCTTCAATTCAACCTTGTAACGTGGCTGTCAACTAGAGAAGTTTCCGATGACTCACCGTCAAGGTCGCCACCATCGTCACTCCAAAGTACACGTCAATTGATGCATGTAAAATGTGGGATGATGATCGATGCCCACCagttgttcgatgaaatgcctgaaagGAACTTAGTTTCTTGGAACATCATTATAGGACGGATGGTTTGAGTTATTTCATCTGATTTATATCATTTTCTTTGGTTCCTTGAACTCATACTCAAGCTTGGAGTCTGTAAAAGTGGGTCCTATGGTTTGGTGATGCAGACCAGTAATTAGATGGAGTTCTCTATGCATAGACTAAGGATCGATGTCAGTTTTCTGGTATACGAATTCCCACACGAACAAGAAGCGGAAGGAGACTCTCGCAAGCATGTGCGACGAGCAGGCCAGGATGCTGCAGGACCAGTTCAATGTGAGTATGAATCATCTCCAGGTGCTGGCGATTCTGGTCTCAACATTCCATAATGGGAAGAACCCTTCTGCCATTGACCAGGTGCTTTGATTTTTCTCTCCTCCACTTTGGTTTTTGTGGGAAAGACGCTGGATCCACCGCAAagctttgtaggttaagcttaacctgcAACACGATGTGTGGGGCCCAACGAGATGTGTGCATGATATCCAATCTGCTGAAAATTGCATGGTTTGGATGAATTAATGGACACCCCCCAAAAGGAGGATGTTCCAAAAACTAATATTGTGTGTGCTTCCTCATTTTCTTCTAGAAAACTCAAAaccaggccaatccaaaactcaactgagcAAGGCAACAAGGAACAGTCGGTATGGCGGTATGGGGATGACCACCGATTGTTGTGGGAttcactggttttttttttttttttttaaagccatccaatccatccagtgGATGTGCTGAagcttggatgggccacaccatgtgattttagaggtttgcACATGATGGACGAATGGGATATtgtgcacacatcacggtgggtcccacacatcgcattgtatgttaagcttaacctacagaGCTTTATTGTGGATGTTTCCTTGGGTAGTAAATACAAAACACCTACTGAGGTGTGCATGTAGAGAGCATGCAACATTTTTATATGGGTGATTTTTGTTGGGAAGTATCCTTGCACCTACCTGGGTTTAAGCTATATGTGTGCCTTTTTGTCCCAGAGGTTGAAGCCATGCTGCATAAGACGATATGTGCCATGTCGAATGTGTTCATTGGGTCATCGGGCTCGACATTCACTGAGGACATATTTTGGCTCCGGAAGGACTGGGGATCAGCTTTGGTTTGTGATGAGTATATGTGGCAAGGTGAGCAACCTAATTTCATAGCTAACTCGGAATGAATAAGAGTGGTGGTCATGCTTTTGGTGTGCTTTCCTTCTTTTCACATCATCAATGGCTATGATACAAATGGTTGCCTGTAATATTTTAATGTGCAGTTAGTGTATGTATAACATTCAATGTGTAGATGGTTGCCTCTAATATTTCAATGTGCAATTAGAAAAATCTTTTTCcttgggccacccaaatgccAAGATTAGTGTCCTCCCTGCAGCCCTGTCTTTTTAAGCCCCCAATTATTTAAATCTTGTGATGTGCTGAACAATATAAACCCATTGTAATCTCTCTTTGTGCAGGTTCTGGACCGTGGTGAGAACATTGAGCTTCTAGTAGACAAAACAAAGAACCTCCGCTCACAGGTGGTGAACCTCAATATCATTGAGGGCTTGAACCTGCTGAAGGACTCTGAAATACTggtgctgatgccttttactgctacacagctcaccaaatATTGACAAAAGAAActagtcccttggaaacaatggcaatcattggcaataaggagatcattgacattaaccaaggcatgttagctgcttagactcctgtaaataaataaataaataaaaactaggatacatgagtatcacattttcttttcttctctccttttaaaaaattttcttgtTGACAAAAAAGATTtgctctatagctacggattattgGTAGCAATGaactctatagctacggatttaattcgtagcaaTATATTTTTAAATCTATAGCTATGATTGTACTACGGGCTATAACCGTCGCtatatttagctacggattttatctgtagcctttgaTAGCATTTCTGGTAGTGCAATAAAAAGCTGATGATTTAGCGGCGTCTAGCACAACCGTCAGTAAAGGTCTTGACAGCCAGTAAAGCCTTTATCGACGCCACCTTTACCAGATGTGAGGTGACCGTGGGCAAAGGATTTGCCAGCAGTTTTCTGggcctttgccggcggttttgaccacCGGTAAAGGCCAATTTTCTTGTAGAATTTAGTCACCCAACCCGGCTACGACTGGTTGTCCATGTCAAATTTaagagattccattagatcgacggtggaaaatcttttttaatttcatttttactgtttatagtaagttttagtttgattacaaCTCTTCATCATTTGAGTTTTAGGAATTGCTTCctacatgaaaagtgcttagaaaaaaaataggagaataacatggttaagccgaataggacactatttttggctgaaaaccatgttGTCTAGTACTAAATTGTAagtttactattcatagtaagtcacaaattttagggatttgagttgagattgattctgaaacttcttccaaagtttggtatcactattcAAAGGGTTATAAATTTGTTTTTATCCTCTgtcaatcaaattttgaatttttagaatttatttctattttgttaTTTTCTCTCATGGATTTGAGGCATATCTGTGAGGAGTcaagagaagctctgtggatttggagtagttatcccctgatgaagacggtgatcaatctcatcatgtccatccctgcATCATTATACAACCGTAGGTACTTTTGGCTCATGCGAAAGAGTGTTAGCTCATCCAGTGCAACGCTCCTTATTTTTCATAGATGGGCCCACTTGGGTCCCACGTTGGGATTGACACTGTATTAGGGTCTCGGCTCCATAATGATATAAGAGGAGTAATGAAAGTATCGTTACCAGGAGGAATGTACAGTGCCTTGAACAATGCACCAATCTGTGAAAGTGGAACCCATCCATTGGCGATCCATATCATTGAACTGATGGACCTGCTATAAAAttgatgaaaaaaatcaaattgatgaaCCTGCCAGGGATTATAATAGATTATAATTGATTTTTAGATATAAGAGATCTTTATGATGAGGTCCATCAATAGGATAGCACTGGTGTCCAATGCAAGTGGCATGTCGGCAGCAAAGACATGCCTGCATTGCAAGTTATGATGCCACTTGCTACAGATGATCAATTATCATGTACATTTCAATCCTTTTCTCTTACAGTACAAGCATTTAGACCTCCAGGGATCTCTTCAAGTTCTCTCTCTCCACCTAAGTGAATGCTTTTGTCTTGGGTTCCTTCCTTTGGTTCTTCACAAGACAAGGAGGATGGCTCTTGAGACTTGATCTGGTTCACATGATCTCCTTCTTTGCCCCACAACAGCAAGTAGAGTCCAATGATGACAATAACACCTCCTATTATGCTAAACAGATTCAATAAAATCGCTTAGGACATGTGAGACAACAACTAATGGGCCGTTTAGTTGCAGCAAAAGCTGTCCTAAACTGTTTGGTCAAGGACAAGCCTCTTGCCTATCGCTTATTTGCAACTTGATGGCAATAGATCAGCTGGCCTAACCCATTTTTTAGGTGGGTTTGGGGAAAGCTAAATGGGTAGCAGATTGGGCTCAGGCAAGACCGTGACCCCTTTTAAGTAAATGGTTCTTAGGTTGAACCCTACCCGATCCAACCTGACCTGACCCAGTTATTATTGGGTTAGATGAGTTGACCCGACTCAATCCAAAACCTGacataaaataagaagaaaagtgtagatgaatttaattattattattattattattattattattattattattattaattattattattattttttttaatgtatgtacATATCCACTCTCTAAGCTAATTGCGTtgatcaccttttttttttctttctttttttttttaaagaaaattttcattaatcAAACAACATATACAGCCATTCGGGagggtgatgtagagcgggtcgcggacagttacatggccaagatggatcagaaaaggcccgttcgatgacagaagtgatccagaccatcgaaccttaaatcgggcgtatcttgcaatccggaatgagttatctgacgtaaaatatatgattttggggtagaaagagctactgaagccaaccaaccccgctatgccgggttacgcagcccagaattgcgaaaaatccctggatcaatggtcgtttccctgttttaatttcgtttttactataaatagtaagttttagtttgattataactcttcatccgttgggctttaggaattgcgcccaatgtgaaaagagcttagaataattaggagaatggtttggtgaaaccaaataggacacttactatttttggccgaaaaccttgcgcactagtagacatcacgaccgtctataaatagtaaatttactatttatagtaagtcacggattctaggagtttgagttgtagtttgattctaatttctttcccattgcttggtacccctatttaaagggttgtgaactcgtttttagtcattaattaatcaatttcgaatttcttagaatttattctattttctgctttctttccttgtggattcaagaagtctctgtgaggagtccagagaagctccatggattcggagtagttatcctcatcacgttcatccctgcatcaattggtatcagagcgaggattcccctcgggccgatggcaaataacgaaggtatgaatcaaaatcctgcggacggtgattcagggattcgttatctttcggaaagaatggaagctttccactgagagagtcagttgaccatgcaagggctgcaggcaactctcgaccatcTTGCGAATGCGCTACTTccaccccgagccctaggcggtgctccaccacccatagtggctccaccacccatggttgctgtacgacacaaccccgattttcgtagagcactactagtggcaaaccgtagggctacaccagatgattcaagttctagcgacgaggaccttaatgagtgttttgctcgacgaccaatccatagaggtgatcatctagatcgtgctgaaagagactatcgaggtaaggctgaacttcctagttttaacggtttattacgtatagaagattttctcgattggctagctaaagtagagagatattttgattacatggacctgccagatcataaaagggtaaatttggtagcgtttaaattaaaatctggtgcttctgcatggtgggaacaattacaactcttacAAGCCctccagaacaaggcgcccatctcatcatggccacggatgagacgtcttcttcgatctcgatttttCCCCAGtaattatgagcagatattattccagcaatattaaaATTACAGACAAGGAAATCAAACAGTcatagattacactgaagaattccaacggctggctacataaaacgatctgtcagaatctgagtcacagaaggtggcacgatttataggtgggttgcgaccgacaattcaggaccgagttcagatgtacccagtcgggactttagatgaagcagttcaattggcgggtagggccgaaacacaacttgcaagagctcctgctcgtccatatccttcaactcgaccccccatgacgggtcccacgcaggatccagctttgccacgaggaaaagactcagtacctcaacttcctataaccataaaccgtgatacggggagcggctcatccaggcctCAACATGCAACACCtacaacagcgagtccgagtaggattccaaatcccgCAACACACTTGattataaacgaagggggcactgaagatgaggccacagaagaagaccatcgctttgatgaacatgaacaaatcactgaagaaatagcagatggcgatgaaatgacgggcgaggatcgtggcaaatttctagttgtgaggcgactgttgtatgccccacgaaaggaattacatccacaacgacacaatatatttcgtactcggtgcaccatcAACGGAaatgtctgtgatgtgatcatagacagtggtagtagcgagaacatcgtctcaagagtgatggtggacaagttacggctaccaacgatgaaacatccttccccatactcaattggctggataaaaaaggtgaatgagaccaaggtaactgaacagtgcactatctcgttttcaattggcaaaaattataaagatcaaatactttgtgacgtggtcgatatggaagcttgtcatatgttactcggtcgactcTGGCAGTcgaaccgtgatgcgacccatcgggaacgagataatgtttacgtattcgttaaggatagtcaaaaaataatccttgcccctatggcaccagagaaccaccctgaagcctctaaagtggaggggagttccctcttgaccattcgagattttatggaagaatccaaggaaaccggcgaggtatacgctatGGTGGTGAAGGGTGAGGAaaaggaaccctcaaacatccctccaagtttaagactgttgctaaatgaattcaaagaagtctggcctgagaatttacctaatggattgccccccatgagggacatccaacatcacatagacctcgtccctagggctagcctgcccaatcgccctcattatcggatgagtccgaaggagtgtgagatactttagggacaagtggaggaattgatccgtaagggtctcttgagagagagcatgagcccatgtgccgtaccagcattattaatgccaaaaaagatggaagctggcgcatgtgtgtcgagagccgagcaatcaacaaaattaccatcaaatatcggttcccaataccacggttggacgacatgctcgatatgttagaaggggccaaggtattctctaaactagatctaaggagcgggtaccatcagattcgtatttgacccggtgatgagtggaaaatggcattcaagaccaaggaagggttgtatgagtggctggtcatgcccttcggcctatcgaacgcaccaagtacttttatgcgtttgatgaatcaagttctaaaacagttcactggccgatttgtggtagtatattttgatgacatattaatatatagccaggatgaggcggagcacgggaaacatctcaggcaggtgctacaggtcctacaacttaacaagttgtaccttaacATTGaataagtgtagttttttaactgacagcctattgtttctaggatttgttgtaacgtccacaggcattcgtgtggatgatgaaaatgtgcgatctattagggaatggccgatcccgataaacattcatgaggtgaggagttttcacgagttggcgactttctatcgtcgatttgtgcgagatttcagCACCATAGtcacgcctataacagattgcatgaaaaaaggaccgttgtagtggaccgataaagctgataagagctttcatgagatcaagcatcatttgtcTACAACATCGGTTTTAgtacttcctaatttcgacaaattgtttgaggttgaatgtgatgcttcatacgtcggaattggaggagtattatcacaggaaggcaggccggtagccttctacagcgagaagctcagcgaagcccgaaagaagtgatcgacttatgagcttgagttgtacgtcgttgttcaggcgctgcgacattggcggcattatctgattcaaagagagtttgttttgtacactgaccatcaaacattaaagtttattaatagtcaaactaacatgaatcgtgtgcatgctagatgggttgtgtttttacaggaattcacgttcgttctgaagcacaagtcagggcagcagaacaaggtggctgatgcatttagccgtcgtgcatcactattagttacaatgagcaacgaggtagtcggcttcaactgtctcaagaagttgtatgccgaggatgaggacttcaaagattcttggatgaagtgtcaagaaggtcaccccagtgaccttcatatacaggacgattttctcttcaaagggaatcaattgtgcatccacCAAAGTtttctgagggagcagattattcaggagctacatggaggtggtcttggtggacacctggggtgagataagacgcgagctcttgtggaagagcggtattactggccgcagttagtacgtgaTATGGGAAAAGTCATacaatgttgtcatgtttgtcagacctccaaagggcaatctcagaatacgggcctctacaccccgttacctgtgcctgacggtccttgggaggatttatcaatggactttgtgcttggtctccgacgaacacaacgtggcatggattcggtgttcgtggtggtagatcgtttctcaaagataacgcactttatcccatgcaagaggACCCTCGATACAACACGtggtgaatttatttttcagggaggtcgttcggctacacggggtccccaagaccattacttacgatcgtgacacgaagttcattagccacttttggtggactttaTGCAATCGATTCGAAACACGACTTCAAtttagtagtgcttaccacccacagactgatgggcagaccgaagttgtgaatcgcacgttgggaaacctccatcgctgtatttcaggagaaaaaccgaagcagtgggatttggccttatctcaagcagagtttgcattcaacaatatggtgaaccgctcgacaaggagatcaccgttccagattatttacggacgagtgcctcgccacacacttgacttggtccctctgctcaAGCACCTAGGCACgggcattgcagcagaacatatggcagacaagatcatgggcatccatgcagaagtgcagaccaagctacatgcctcgaacgagaagtataaggaacaaaCGGACaaacatcggcgacaaaaagtgttcgaggtaggcgaccgcgttatggtccatctgcgcaaaaagagatttccgaccggtatgtacaacaagttgaaaaataagaagattggaccagtaccaatcatccgaaagatcaatgacaacgcttatgttgttgatctcccagatgacatggcaatctcacggactttcaatgtcacggacctaaccgagtatcatgaaccagagcatgacaagaactcgaggatgagttcttttgaagtggaggagactgatgtagagcgggtcgcagacagttacatggccaagatggatcagaaaaggcccggtcgacgacagaagtgatccagaccatcgaaccttaaatcaggcgtatcttgcaatccagaatgagttatctgacgtaaaatatatgattttagggtagaacgaactactaaagccaaccaaccctgctacgccgggttacgcagcccagaattgcgaaaaacccctggatcaatggtcgtttccctgttttaatttcgtttttactataaatagtaagttttagtttgattataactcttcatccgttgggctttaggaattgcgcccaatgtgaaaagagcttagaataattaggagaatggtttggtgaagttaaataggacacttacaatttttggccgaaaaccttgcgcactagtagacatcacgaccgtttataaatagtaagtttactatttatagtaagtcgcggattctaggagtttgagttgtagtttgattctaatttctttcccattgcttggtacccctatttaaagggttgtgaactcctttttagtcatcaattaatcaatttcgaatttcttagaatttatttctattttctgctttctttcctcgtggattcgagaagtctctgtgaggagtccagagaaggtccgtggattcggagtagttatcctcatcacgttcatccctgcgtcaattggtatcagagcgaggattcccctcgggccgatggcaaataacgaaggtatgaatcaaaatcctgtggacagtgatccagggattcgttatctttcggaaagaatggaagcatTCCActgagagagtcagttgaccatgcaagggctgcaggcaactctcgaccatcttgcgaatgcgctacttccgccccgagctctaggcggtgctccaccacccatagtggctccaccacccatggttgctgtacgacacaaccctgattttcatagagcactaccagtgacaaaccgtagggctacaccagatgattcaagttctagcgacgaggaccttaatgagtgttttgctcgacgaccaatccatagaggtgatcatctagatcgtgctgaaagagactatcgaggtaaggctgaacttcctagttttaacggtttattacgtatagaagattttctcgattggctagccgaagtagagagatattttgattacatggacatgccagatcataaaagggtaaatttggtagcgtttaaattaaaatctggtgcttctgcatggtgggaa
This DNA window, taken from Magnolia sinica isolate HGM2019 chromosome 14, MsV1, whole genome shotgun sequence, encodes the following:
- the LOC131226221 gene encoding uncharacterized protein LOC131226221, translating into MCAFLSQRLKPCCIRRYVPCRMCSLGHRARHSLRTYFGSGRTGDQLWFVMSICGKVLDRGENIELLVDKTKNLRSQVVNLNIIEGLNLLKDSEILVLMPFTATQLTKY